In Octopus bimaculoides isolate UCB-OBI-ISO-001 chromosome 27, ASM119413v2, whole genome shotgun sequence, one DNA window encodes the following:
- the LOC106867574 gene encoding actin-3 has product MAGVVHPVVIDNGSHTCTAGFGGDYEPKIVIPSAVGYPISSGGVIGNELKDYFNKKDFDYKIDLDLKYPIERGIITNWDEMEKIWQYIFQKLEVAPEESSIVLTEAICNSKDNREEMAKIMFEKFNARTLCITNQASLSVCSSGFATGISVSVGHGITQIVPVYKGSIIQDAAVQWEFGGQDMTDYLTRMLIQCGCSFDSHSQTETVRNIKEKCCYVAPDFEQELQTTASEKYKLPNKKVITIGKERLRTPEVMFQPSLIGDESDGIHKRIYNSILKCDNAIRKDMFDNIVLSGGSTMFKGFAERMLKEIRSITAETTKIKVIPPTGWWPGNAKFTSLLTSNDMSINKEEFDEQGLYNFH; this is encoded by the exons ATGGCTGGTGTAGTTCATCCTGTTGTCATTGATAATGGATCACATACATGTACAGCTGGCTTTGGAGGTGATTATGAACCAAAAATTGTCATTCCTTCAGCAGTTGGTTATCCTATATCTTca GGTGGAGTGATTGGAAATGAACTCAAAGACTACTTCAACAAAAAGGACTTTGATTACAAGATTGATCTTGATTTGAAGTATCCTATTGAACGTGGTATTATTACCAACTGGGATGAGATGGAGAAGATTTGGCAGTATATATTCCAGAAGTTGGAAGTTGCACCTGAAGAAAGCTCTATCGTGTTGACTGAGGCTATTTGTAACTCCAAAGACAACAGAGAAGAAATGGCCAAAATTATGTTTGAAAAGTTTAACGCTCGCACATTATGTATTACTAATCAGGCTTCATTGTCAGTTTGTTCTTCTGGTTTTGCCACAGGTATCTCTGTGAGTGTAGGTCATGGTATCACCCAAATTGTCCCTGTCTATAAAGGGTCAATTATACAAGATGCTGCTGTCCAGTGGGAGTTTGGTGGTCAGGACATGACAGATTACCTTACGAGGATGTTGATTCAATGTGGCTGTTCCTTTGACAGTCATTCTCAAACGGAAACTGTCCGTAACATCAAAGAGAAGTGCTGTTATGTTGCTCCAGACTTTGAACAGGAATTGCAGACTACAGCCTCTGAGAAATATAAATTACCTAACAAAAAAGTCATTACCATTGGCAAAGAAAGACTCCGAACACCAGAAGTTATGTTCCAGCCAAGTTTAATTGGTGATGAATCTGATGGCATTCATAAACGGATTTATAACTCAATCTTGAAATGTGACAATGCTATTAGGAAAGACATGTTTGACAACATTGTATTGTCTGGTGGTTCAACAATGTTCAAAGGTTTTGCTGAGCGTATGTTAAAGGAAATCAGATCCATCACAGCAGAGACCACAAAGATTAAGGTCATTCCTCCAACAGGATGGTGGCCTGGAAATGCAAAATTTACTTCTCTGCTTACCTCTAATGACATGTCGATTAACAAAGAAGAATTTGATGAACAAGGcctatataattttcattaa